The following coding sequences are from one Lujinxingia vulgaris window:
- a CDS encoding ATP-dependent DNA helicase has product MSSAVERFLEPGGLLDQKLERYEFRPQQVQMARMVADALEGRHAAIVEAATGTGKTLAYLIPALLSKRRVVVSTGTKALQEQLFFKDIPFLQEHLPRSFKAVLLKGRRNYLCKHRFEEMERKPAFRSAEDVRMWPVIRSWAGKTRTGDRAEIEGLPDNYPTWQELSVGSEACLGTKCPFYDECFVNRVREDAQEADVIVVNHHLFFADLALRQTGFAEILPSYDAVVFDEAHHLENVATEYFGLQVSNFRFWELSGDVERAMESDEVSVEASADVLEATKYMVKVAGQLFDRLLGVLREGRHGLDVLDDIPERPAIDEALAEVYDSLDDLGGAIRAVSALGESGQRLAQRASELSFELKQVMNCDNARYAYIVERRDRGVFLQAAPIDLAGLMRRKLLDTHDALVFTSATLATGGNFEFFKRRMGMLGFEREEGPSVKPVKVEELILEPVFDYENQCVLYVPNKLPAPNDPKFCDNVALIVDYLLKITEGRAFVLFTSYMNMNAVYELLVDTIDFPVLLQGQASKREILEKFRATPNAVLFATSSFWEGVDVEGEALSMVIIDKLPFANPSDPLTRARLNLVDERGGNSFAQISLPSAAITLKQGFGRLIRSKSDVGVVAILDSRVAHKSYGRYFLNSLPPAPVVWSAPAVKRWWYQRHPDALSTES; this is encoded by the coding sequence ATGAGCAGCGCGGTGGAGCGATTTCTGGAGCCCGGGGGGCTGCTCGATCAGAAGCTTGAGCGCTATGAGTTTCGCCCTCAGCAGGTGCAGATGGCCCGGATGGTGGCCGACGCGCTGGAGGGGCGTCATGCGGCGATCGTGGAGGCGGCCACCGGCACGGGCAAAACGCTGGCGTACCTGATCCCGGCGTTGCTCTCGAAGCGCCGCGTGGTGGTGAGCACCGGCACCAAGGCGCTGCAGGAGCAGCTCTTTTTTAAAGACATCCCCTTTCTTCAAGAACATCTGCCGCGCTCCTTTAAGGCGGTGTTGCTCAAGGGGCGTCGCAACTACCTGTGCAAACATCGTTTTGAGGAGATGGAGCGCAAGCCGGCGTTTCGCTCCGCCGAAGACGTGCGCATGTGGCCGGTGATCCGCAGCTGGGCGGGCAAAACGCGCACCGGTGACCGCGCCGAGATCGAGGGGCTTCCGGATAACTACCCCACCTGGCAGGAGCTCTCGGTGGGCTCGGAGGCCTGCCTGGGCACCAAATGCCCCTTTTACGATGAGTGCTTCGTCAACCGGGTGCGCGAGGATGCGCAGGAAGCCGACGTCATCGTGGTCAACCACCACCTCTTCTTCGCGGATCTTGCGCTGCGCCAGACGGGCTTTGCCGAGATCTTGCCCTCCTATGACGCGGTGGTCTTCGATGAGGCCCACCACCTGGAGAACGTGGCCACCGAGTACTTCGGGCTGCAGGTCTCGAACTTCCGTTTCTGGGAGCTCTCCGGCGATGTGGAGCGGGCCATGGAGAGCGACGAGGTCAGCGTGGAGGCCTCGGCCGACGTGCTGGAGGCGACCAAATACATGGTCAAGGTCGCCGGCCAGCTCTTCGATCGCCTGCTCGGCGTGCTGCGCGAGGGGCGCCACGGGCTCGACGTGCTCGACGATATCCCGGAGCGCCCCGCCATCGATGAGGCGCTGGCCGAGGTCTACGATTCGCTCGATGATCTGGGCGGTGCGATCCGCGCGGTGAGCGCGCTGGGGGAGTCGGGCCAGCGTCTGGCGCAGCGGGCCAGCGAGCTGAGCTTTGAGCTCAAGCAGGTCATGAACTGCGACAACGCCCGCTACGCCTACATCGTGGAGCGGCGCGACCGCGGGGTGTTTTTGCAGGCAGCGCCTATCGATCTGGCCGGATTGATGCGCCGCAAGCTCCTCGACACCCACGACGCGCTGGTCTTCACCTCGGCGACGTTGGCCACCGGCGGCAACTTCGAGTTCTTTAAGCGTCGCATGGGCATGCTCGGCTTTGAGCGCGAGGAGGGCCCCTCGGTCAAGCCGGTCAAGGTTGAAGAGCTGATCCTGGAGCCGGTCTTCGACTACGAGAATCAGTGCGTGCTCTACGTGCCCAACAAGCTTCCGGCCCCCAACGATCCGAAGTTCTGCGATAACGTGGCGCTGATCGTCGACTACCTGCTCAAGATCACCGAGGGTCGCGCCTTTGTGCTCTTTACGAGCTACATGAATATGAACGCGGTCTACGAGCTGCTGGTCGATACGATCGACTTCCCGGTGCTTTTGCAGGGGCAGGCCAGCAAGCGCGAGATTCTGGAGAAGTTCCGGGCGACTCCCAACGCGGTGCTCTTCGCCACGAGCTCCTTCTGGGAGGGGGTCGACGTGGAGGGCGAGGCGCTGAGCATGGTGATCATCGACAAGCTGCCCTTTGCCAATCCCTCTGACCCGTTGACGCGCGCGCGCCTCAACCTGGTTGATGAGCGTGGCGGCAACAGCTTTGCGCAGATCTCGTTGCCTTCGGCGGCCATTACGCTCAAGCAGGGGTTTGGGCGCCTGATTCGCTCGAAGAGCGATGTGGGGGTGGTGGCCATTCTGGACTCGCGCGTGGCGCATAAGAGCTACGGGCGCTACTTCCTCAACAGCCTGCCGCCGGCCCCGGTGGTGTGGTCGGCGCCGGCGGTCAAGCGCTGGTGGTATCAGCGTCACCCCGATGCGCTCAGCACCGAGAGTTAG
- a CDS encoding 3'-5' exonuclease, producing the protein MSNWPELWKDLTLAVIDVETTGLDPQTDRVTEVGIIRFEGGEVVETYGKLVNPGCPIPEESTRITGIKDEDVKDAPRFEEIASEVHERLQGVGIVAYNLAFDRSFIRNELERCGLSWPEESPTLDPLIFARQFFKNHPRKNLGAICKLLGIPLEEAHRATHDATVTGHVLYAFADRLPEQLDALLMLQAQWEQQQAAEMSGWRGRGRSGGDFESLGDALGGATIGLGPAYIYGDEADPLRALYMSVPEAND; encoded by the coding sequence ATGTCGAACTGGCCCGAGCTTTGGAAAGATCTCACCCTGGCGGTGATCGACGTGGAGACCACCGGCCTCGATCCGCAGACCGATCGCGTCACCGAGGTGGGCATTATTCGTTTTGAGGGCGGCGAGGTCGTGGAGACCTACGGCAAGCTCGTCAACCCGGGCTGCCCCATCCCCGAAGAATCCACGCGCATCACCGGCATCAAAGACGAAGACGTCAAAGACGCGCCCCGCTTTGAGGAGATCGCCTCCGAGGTCCATGAGCGTCTCCAGGGCGTGGGCATCGTGGCCTACAACCTGGCGTTCGACCGCAGCTTTATTCGCAATGAGCTGGAGCGTTGCGGTCTGAGCTGGCCGGAGGAGTCCCCCACGCTCGACCCGCTGATCTTTGCGCGGCAGTTTTTCAAAAACCACCCGCGTAAAAACCTGGGCGCGATCTGCAAACTTCTGGGCATTCCGCTCGAAGAGGCCCACCGCGCCACCCACGACGCCACGGTGACCGGGCATGTGCTCTACGCCTTTGCCGATCGGCTGCCCGAGCAGCTCGACGCGCTCCTGATGCTGCAGGCGCAGTGGGAGCAGCAGCAGGCCGCCGAGATGAGCGGCTGGCGAGGCCGGGGGCGCAGCGGCGGCGACTTTGAGTCTCTGGGTGATGCGCTGGGCGGGGCGACCATCGGGCTGGGACCGGCCTACATCTACGGCGACGAGGCCGACCCGCTTCGCGCCCTCTACATGAGCGTGCCCGAGGCCAATGACTGA
- a CDS encoding formimidoylglutamate deiminase, with protein sequence MVVESKTSGSEELLEYRARRVWGAEGWTERSSVWVRGGEVVAVGALAERPPRYRTIDLGEVALVPGQVNAHSHAFQRVMRGLAERRDPARSDDDFWTWREAMYGVALSLSAEEVEAAARLAFWEMARAGITHVGEFHYVHHRPEGAPYDDPNELAHRVIAAAQAVGIRITLLRVAYHSGDIGQVAKPRQRRFIEPDVETYLGRLAALEDRWGKTPGVSLGSAPHSIRAVDRSWVEAISEFCAARQMVIHTHVCEQPAEIAASQRAYGMGPVEALHAWVGLNPSWTLVHGTHMSERELAIAAETLPTICACPTTERNLGDGFLPARELIKAGVPIALGSDSHTVIDPWEEMRLVEYHERLRAQARNVLPAYDPNGRTESAAVLWEMGTVGGARALGQGLSGRIEEGQPADFVALDLQDPTLWGASAATLLDHIVLSMSASAVRHSVVAGRLIIEDRRHVNEDALLAGARELMARRAAGDFAR encoded by the coding sequence ATGGTGGTGGAGAGCAAAACGAGCGGGAGTGAAGAGCTCCTTGAGTACCGCGCGCGGCGAGTGTGGGGGGCTGAGGGGTGGACGGAGCGAAGCTCGGTGTGGGTGCGCGGCGGGGAGGTCGTGGCGGTGGGGGCGCTGGCCGAGCGCCCGCCGCGCTACCGCACCATCGATCTCGGAGAGGTGGCGCTTGTGCCGGGGCAGGTCAACGCGCATAGCCACGCCTTCCAGCGGGTGATGCGCGGGCTGGCCGAGCGCCGCGATCCGGCGCGCTCCGACGACGACTTCTGGACCTGGCGCGAGGCGATGTACGGGGTGGCGTTGAGCCTCTCGGCCGAGGAGGTTGAGGCGGCTGCGCGGCTGGCGTTCTGGGAGATGGCGCGCGCGGGCATCACCCATGTTGGGGAGTTTCATTATGTGCATCATCGCCCCGAGGGTGCGCCTTACGACGATCCCAACGAACTTGCGCATCGGGTGATTGCGGCCGCCCAGGCGGTGGGCATTCGCATCACGTTGTTGCGGGTGGCCTACCACAGCGGGGATATCGGCCAGGTGGCTAAGCCGCGTCAGCGGCGTTTTATTGAGCCGGATGTGGAGACGTATCTTGGGCGGCTCGCTGCGCTCGAGGATCGCTGGGGTAAGACGCCGGGGGTGAGCCTGGGCTCGGCGCCGCATAGCATTCGGGCGGTCGATCGGAGCTGGGTGGAGGCGATCTCCGAGTTCTGTGCGGCGCGCCAGATGGTGATTCACACCCACGTCTGCGAGCAGCCCGCCGAAATCGCCGCCTCGCAGCGCGCCTATGGCATGGGGCCGGTCGAGGCCTTGCACGCGTGGGTGGGGCTCAACCCGAGCTGGACGCTCGTGCATGGCACCCATATGAGCGAGCGGGAGCTTGCGATCGCCGCTGAGACTCTGCCCACGATCTGTGCCTGCCCGACCACCGAGCGTAACCTGGGCGACGGCTTTTTGCCGGCGCGCGAGCTCATCAAAGCCGGTGTGCCCATCGCGCTGGGGAGCGACAGCCACACGGTCATCGACCCCTGGGAGGAGATGCGCCTTGTGGAGTACCACGAGCGCCTGCGCGCGCAGGCCCGAAACGTGCTGCCGGCCTATGACCCCAACGGCCGCACCGAGAGCGCGGCGGTGCTCTGGGAGATGGGCACGGTGGGCGGGGCGCGCGCGCTCGGCCAGGGCTTAAGCGGTCGCATTGAGGAGGGGCAGCCGGCCGACTTTGTGGCGCTCGATCTTCAGGATCCCACGCTCTGGGGAGCCTCGGCCGCAACCTTGTTGGACCACATCGTTTTGAGTATGAGTGCCAGCGCGGTGCGCCACAGCGTGGTGGCCGGCCGGTTGATTATTGAGGACCGTCGCCACGTGAATGAAGATGCGCTGCTGGCCGGCGCGCGCGAGCTGATGGCGAGGCGCGCTGCCGGTGATTTCGCCCGATAG
- the clpB gene encoding ATP-dependent chaperone ClpB, with product MRIEKFTIKSREALSEAQDRAAEAQHPEVRTIHLLDALLEQDEGIVSPIISKLGASSDRLRKAVSDALGRMPRVEGTSPSVSNAFGEVLRVAQKEADGLRDEYVSTEHLLLALSEAKDDGGQVLRSVGVTRDRVLAAMTEVRGNQRVTDVNPENKYQALEKYTRDLTAMAESGKLDPVIGRDEEIRRALQVLSRRTKNNPVLIGEPGVGKTAIAEGIAQRITSGDVPESLKNKRVVSLDLGSLIAGAKFRGEFEDRLKAVLQEIDQAAGEIVLFIDELHTLVGAGASEGSMDASNMLKPALARGELRCIGATTISEYRKYIEKDAALERRFQPIQVDEPTVEDSVTILRGLKERYEVHHGIRISDAALVAAAQLSHRYVTDRFLPDKAIDLVDEAAAGVKMQLESLPEEIDRLERRITSMEIERQALKREDDAASKQRLEEVDGEIAELREKASGMKATWMREKEVIQKARDFKQRLEDLRVEYEQAERGGDLGRAAEIRFGTIPAIEKELEATHEELAELQQSGSFLREEVTDEDVAQIVSRWTGIPVQKMLESEQRKLLTMEDRLHERVVGQHQAVEAVSDAVRRARSGLQDPQRPIGSFIFLGPTGVGKTELARSLAAFLFDDEQNMVRLDMSEFMERHAVARLIGAPPGYVGYDEGGYLTEHVRRRPYTVVLFDEIEKAHPDVFNILLQILDEGRLTDGKGRTVDFTNTVIIMTSNVGSHHIQEYGQDEPNRAEALVMEEMREMFKPEFLNRVDDIILFQSLTRKEMDHIVNIQLGRLRKLLEDRGFGLHVSSEAMTLLADRGFDPVYGARPLKRVVQKDVQNALAKELLAGRFAPGETIAVGVDDGELTFGVAGAPGAQASVH from the coding sequence ATGCGTATAGAGAAGTTTACGATCAAGTCGCGTGAGGCCCTCTCCGAAGCTCAGGATCGCGCCGCCGAGGCGCAGCACCCCGAGGTTCGCACCATTCACCTGCTCGATGCGCTTCTGGAGCAGGATGAGGGCATCGTCTCTCCCATCATCAGCAAGCTCGGCGCGAGCAGCGACCGGCTGCGCAAAGCGGTGAGCGACGCGCTGGGGCGGATGCCCCGGGTGGAGGGCACGTCACCTTCGGTGTCCAACGCTTTTGGGGAGGTGTTGCGCGTGGCTCAGAAAGAAGCCGACGGCCTTCGCGATGAGTATGTCTCCACCGAGCATCTTCTGCTCGCGTTGAGTGAGGCCAAAGATGACGGCGGTCAGGTGTTACGCTCCGTCGGTGTGACGCGCGATCGGGTGCTGGCGGCGATGACGGAGGTGCGCGGGAATCAGCGCGTTACCGACGTCAACCCGGAGAACAAATACCAGGCGCTGGAGAAGTACACCCGCGACCTCACCGCGATGGCCGAGAGCGGCAAGCTCGACCCGGTGATCGGCCGCGACGAGGAGATCCGCCGCGCGCTGCAGGTCTTGAGCCGACGCACCAAGAACAACCCGGTGCTCATCGGTGAGCCCGGCGTCGGTAAAACTGCCATCGCCGAGGGCATCGCCCAGCGCATCACCTCGGGCGATGTGCCTGAGAGCCTTAAAAACAAGCGCGTGGTCTCGCTGGATCTGGGCTCGCTTATCGCCGGGGCGAAGTTCCGCGGGGAGTTCGAAGATCGTCTCAAAGCGGTGTTGCAGGAGATCGACCAGGCCGCCGGTGAGATTGTGCTCTTTATCGATGAGCTGCACACGCTCGTGGGCGCGGGCGCATCGGAGGGGTCGATGGACGCCTCCAACATGCTCAAGCCGGCGCTGGCGCGCGGGGAGCTGCGTTGCATCGGCGCCACAACCATCTCGGAGTACCGCAAGTACATCGAGAAGGATGCGGCGCTGGAGCGTCGTTTCCAGCCCATCCAGGTCGATGAGCCCACGGTCGAAGACAGCGTCACCATTCTGCGCGGGCTCAAGGAGCGCTACGAGGTGCACCACGGCATCCGCATCTCGGACGCGGCGCTGGTGGCTGCAGCCCAGCTCAGCCACCGCTACGTCACCGACCGCTTCTTGCCGGATAAGGCCATCGATCTTGTCGATGAGGCCGCCGCCGGCGTGAAGATGCAGCTGGAGAGCCTGCCCGAAGAGATCGACCGCCTGGAGCGCCGCATTACCTCGATGGAGATCGAGCGCCAGGCGCTCAAGCGCGAGGACGATGCCGCCAGCAAACAACGTCTCGAAGAGGTCGATGGCGAGATCGCCGAGCTGCGCGAGAAGGCCAGCGGCATGAAAGCCACCTGGATGCGCGAGAAGGAGGTCATTCAGAAAGCCCGCGACTTCAAGCAGCGCCTCGAAGATCTGCGGGTGGAGTACGAGCAGGCCGAACGCGGCGGTGATCTGGGGCGTGCGGCGGAGATCCGCTTCGGCACCATTCCCGCCATCGAGAAGGAGCTGGAGGCCACTCATGAGGAGCTCGCCGAGCTTCAGCAGAGCGGCAGTTTCCTGCGCGAAGAGGTCACCGATGAGGATGTCGCGCAGATCGTAAGCCGCTGGACGGGCATCCCCGTGCAGAAGATGCTCGAGAGTGAGCAGCGCAAACTTCTCACGATGGAAGATCGCCTGCACGAGCGGGTCGTCGGCCAGCATCAGGCCGTCGAGGCGGTCAGCGACGCGGTGCGACGCGCGCGCAGCGGACTTCAAGATCCGCAGCGCCCCATCGGCTCGTTCATCTTCCTGGGCCCGACGGGTGTGGGTAAGACCGAGCTTGCGCGCTCGCTGGCAGCCTTCCTCTTCGACGACGAACAGAACATGGTGCGCCTGGACATGAGCGAGTTCATGGAACGCCACGCTGTCGCTCGCCTCATCGGCGCCCCTCCGGGCTATGTGGGCTACGATGAGGGCGGTTATCTGACCGAGCATGTGCGTCGGCGTCCCTACACCGTGGTGCTCTTCGATGAGATCGAAAAGGCCCACCCGGACGTCTTCAACATCCTCCTGCAGATCCTCGATGAGGGGCGTCTGACCGACGGCAAAGGTCGCACGGTCGACTTCACCAACACCGTCATCATCATGACCTCCAACGTGGGCAGCCACCACATCCAGGAGTACGGCCAAGACGAGCCGAATCGCGCTGAAGCGCTGGTGATGGAGGAGATGCGCGAGATGTTTAAGCCGGAGTTTCTCAACCGGGTGGACGACATCATCCTCTTCCAGTCGCTGACGCGTAAGGAGATGGACCACATCGTCAACATTCAGCTCGGGCGTCTGCGCAAACTTCTCGAAGATCGCGGCTTCGGACTGCACGTGAGCTCGGAGGCGATGACGCTGCTGGCGGATCGGGGCTTTGATCCGGTCTACGGTGCGCGTCCGCTCAAGCGGGTGGTGCAGAAGGATGTGCAGAACGCGCTGGCCAAGGAGCTTCTGGCCGGGCGCTTTGCCCCTGGTGAGACGATCGCTGTGGGCGTGGACGATGGCGAGCTGACCTTTGGGGTTGCCGGCGCGCCGGGGGCTCAGGCCTCGGTGCATTGA
- a CDS encoding DUF4442 domain-containing protein produces MIRPLLKRARRTLTERLDLVLRFYPPYLGAGIRVRHISEDYRHIRVDMPLKLSNQNYVGTHFGGSLYAMVDPFYMLMLLKNLGPEVVVWDKAATIEFKRPGRSTVHADFRLTQDDIDRVWQTLNEQRVYEPVFHIDIRDEAGELVARVEKTLYIRRKEA; encoded by the coding sequence ATGATCCGCCCCCTGCTCAAACGCGCGCGCCGCACCCTGACGGAGCGCCTCGACCTGGTCCTGCGCTTCTACCCGCCCTACCTGGGCGCGGGCATCCGCGTGCGCCACATCTCCGAAGACTACCGCCACATCCGCGTGGACATGCCGCTAAAACTCTCCAATCAGAACTACGTGGGCACCCACTTTGGCGGCTCGCTCTACGCGATGGTCGACCCCTTCTACATGCTGATGCTGCTCAAAAACCTCGGGCCCGAGGTCGTCGTCTGGGACAAGGCCGCCACCATCGAGTTCAAACGTCCGGGGCGCTCCACCGTCCACGCCGACTTTCGCCTCACTCAGGATGACATCGACCGCGTCTGGCAAACGCTCAACGAGCAACGCGTCTACGAGCCGGTCTTTCACATCGACATCCGCGACGAGGCCGGTGAGCTCGTTGCCCGCGTCGAGAAGACCCTCTACATCCGGCGAAAGGAGGCGTAA
- a CDS encoding MATE family efflux transporter has protein sequence MFRRQGVEQRRRSLAERIPRVASLSWPIVISMLSFTAMELADTLFVGWLGTAELAAVGLATTATFLINGFFMGTLQGVSVVASQASGSDNKERALQSASAGVLLAIPFGLAVVGLSLLDVWIFQALGGEAHVQAMAREYFGIRALGAGLWYISLALCNYYQGVGDTRTPMKINILANAINIVLDPILIFGLGPIPAIGVQGAAIATVIAQGVGLVAVLWHFARHSGLLRRVPLEVVRSIGRLGLPMGVHYVLGIGGFTLFTALLARLGTVELAAHQIALKVVSVSFLPGKGIGQAATIMAGQHVGARHYSEVARSYQAALVLTWLLMGLFGVSFVLFHESIVGVFTSDAATIALAGKLLIVAAIFQLFDATVIVTAGTLNGAGDTRFTMLAGIAGSWFLLVPFAYLFAYVLELGAVGAWMALVVEMAVVAGVLALRFQREGWRRALVNPQVRRPFRARLRRRAA, from the coding sequence ATGTTTCGACGACAAGGTGTTGAACAGCGCCGCCGCAGCCTGGCCGAGCGCATTCCACGGGTGGCCAGCCTCTCCTGGCCCATCGTGATCAGCATGCTCTCGTTTACCGCGATGGAGCTGGCCGACACCCTCTTTGTGGGGTGGCTGGGCACCGCGGAGCTGGCGGCGGTAGGGCTTGCGACGACGGCGACTTTTCTGATCAACGGCTTCTTTATGGGCACGCTCCAGGGGGTGAGCGTGGTGGCCTCGCAGGCCAGCGGTTCCGACAATAAGGAGCGCGCGCTGCAGAGCGCCAGCGCCGGGGTGCTGCTGGCGATTCCCTTCGGGCTTGCGGTGGTGGGGCTGAGCCTGCTCGACGTGTGGATCTTCCAGGCGCTGGGCGGGGAGGCGCATGTGCAGGCGATGGCGCGCGAGTATTTTGGGATTCGCGCGCTGGGCGCCGGTCTCTGGTACATCTCGCTGGCCCTGTGCAACTACTACCAGGGCGTGGGCGATACGCGTACGCCGATGAAGATCAACATTCTGGCCAACGCCATCAACATCGTGCTCGACCCGATCTTGATCTTCGGGCTGGGGCCGATTCCGGCCATCGGGGTGCAGGGCGCGGCGATTGCGACCGTGATCGCTCAGGGCGTGGGCCTGGTGGCGGTGCTCTGGCATTTTGCGCGTCACTCCGGGCTGTTGCGCCGGGTGCCGCTGGAGGTGGTGCGCTCGATCGGGCGGCTGGGGCTGCCGATGGGCGTGCATTATGTGCTGGGTATCGGCGGGTTTACGCTCTTCACCGCGCTGCTCGCTCGCCTGGGCACCGTGGAGCTTGCGGCCCACCAGATCGCGCTGAAAGTCGTCAGCGTGAGCTTTTTGCCGGGCAAAGGCATCGGCCAGGCCGCCACGATTATGGCCGGCCAGCACGTGGGCGCCCGGCACTACTCGGAGGTGGCCCGATCCTACCAGGCTGCGCTGGTGCTCACCTGGCTTTTGATGGGGCTCTTCGGGGTGAGCTTTGTGCTCTTCCACGAGTCGATCGTGGGCGTCTTTACCAGTGACGCGGCGACGATCGCGTTGGCCGGTAAGTTGTTGATTGTGGCGGCGATCTTCCAGCTCTTTGACGCCACCGTGATCGTGACCGCGGGCACCCTCAACGGTGCCGGGGACACCCGCTTTACGATGCTCGCCGGGATTGCCGGCTCCTGGTTCTTGCTGGTGCCCTTTGCCTATCTATTTGCCTACGTGTTGGAGCTCGGGGCGGTGGGCGCGTGGATGGCGCTGGTCGTCGAGATGGCGGTGGTGGCCGGTGTGCTGGCGCTGCGTTTTCAGCGCGAGGGCTGGAGGCGCGCGCTGGTCAATCCTCAGGTGCGCCGGCCGTTTCGCGCGCGCCTGCGCCGCCGCGCCGCCTGA
- a CDS encoding FMN-binding glutamate synthase family protein, with protein sequence MVWTISGAVLLFLLLVVVYDVTQRKHAILRNFPIIGHFRYMLESVGPELRQYIVTNNAEERPFSRDQRRWVYASAKKQNNYFGFGTGNDLETSPNYLVIKPSVFPYPEPQPGDEDYDELHPIGCAKVLGGARGRAKAFRPRSVFYVSAMSYGSLSGPAVEALNRGCAISGALHNTGEGGISPYHQHGGGLIWQLGTGYFGARDRDGNFSMEELLARLEKHPVKAIEIKLSQGAKPGRGGVLPSEKITAEIAQIRGIPMGQDCISPASHSAFSDVDGLLDFVESIAQATGLPVGIKSAVGDLGFWEELADKMVPGDRGVDFIAIDGGEGGTGAAPLVFADNVALPFKLAFSRVYKIFASRGIQDNIVFMGTGRLGFPEASLLAFAMGVDMVGVAREAMLSIGCIQAQACHTGRCPAGVATQNRWLMRGLDPTNKAARLANYMVTLRKEVMWLTRAVGVAHPSAVTLDHFEILDECFGARTAREIFGYPAAHIERPALEQEVPVSVADESAALVGLAAESSAAEPVEVDV encoded by the coding sequence ATGGTGTGGACGATCTCCGGTGCAGTCCTTCTCTTCTTGCTGCTTGTGGTGGTCTACGACGTGACCCAGCGCAAGCACGCCATCCTGCGAAACTTCCCGATTATCGGGCACTTCCGCTACATGTTGGAGTCGGTGGGGCCGGAACTCCGGCAGTACATCGTGACCAACAACGCCGAGGAGCGACCCTTCTCACGCGATCAGCGTCGCTGGGTCTACGCCTCGGCCAAAAAACAAAACAACTACTTCGGGTTTGGTACCGGCAACGATCTGGAGACCTCGCCGAATTACCTGGTGATCAAGCCTTCGGTGTTTCCCTACCCCGAGCCGCAGCCGGGCGATGAGGATTACGATGAGCTTCACCCCATCGGCTGCGCCAAGGTGCTCGGCGGGGCGCGCGGGCGAGCGAAGGCTTTTCGGCCCAGATCGGTCTTTTATGTCTCGGCGATGAGCTATGGCTCGCTGAGTGGGCCGGCGGTTGAGGCGCTCAACCGCGGCTGCGCTATCTCCGGTGCGCTGCATAACACCGGGGAGGGGGGCATCTCGCCATACCACCAGCACGGCGGCGGGCTGATCTGGCAGCTGGGCACGGGCTACTTCGGCGCGCGCGACCGCGACGGGAACTTCTCGATGGAGGAGCTGCTGGCGCGTCTGGAGAAGCACCCGGTCAAGGCCATTGAGATCAAGCTCAGCCAGGGCGCAAAACCCGGCCGCGGCGGGGTGCTGCCCTCGGAGAAGATCACCGCGGAGATCGCGCAGATTCGCGGCATTCCGATGGGGCAGGACTGCATCAGCCCGGCCAGCCACTCGGCGTTTTCCGATGTGGACGGACTGCTTGATTTTGTGGAATCCATCGCCCAGGCCACCGGCCTGCCGGTGGGCATCAAGTCGGCCGTAGGCGACCTGGGCTTCTGGGAGGAGCTGGCCGATAAGATGGTGCCCGGCGATCGCGGCGTGGACTTCATCGCCATCGACGGCGGGGAGGGCGGCACCGGCGCGGCGCCGCTGGTCTTTGCCGATAACGTGGCGCTTCCATTTAAGCTCGCGTTTTCAAGGGTTTATAAGATCTTCGCCAGCCGTGGCATTCAGGACAATATCGTCTTTATGGGCACCGGTCGGCTGGGCTTCCCCGAGGCCTCCCTGCTGGCCTTTGCGATGGGCGTCGACATGGTGGGCGTGGCCCGAGAGGCGATGCTCTCGATCGGCTGCATCCAGGCGCAGGCCTGCCACACCGGGCGCTGCCCGGCGGGCGTCGCCACGCAGAACCGCTGGCTGATGCGCGGACTCGACCCGACCAACAAGGCCGCGCGTTTGGCCAACTACATGGTCACGTTGCGAAAAGAGGTGATGTGGCTGACGCGGGCGGTGGGCGTGGCGCACCCCTCGGCCGTGACCCTGGATCATTTTGAGATCCTCGACGAGTGTTTCGGTGCGCGCACCGCCCGCGAGATCTTCGGCTACCCCGCGGCCCATATTGAACGCCCCGCGCTGGAGCAGGAGGTGCCCGTGAGTGTGGCCGACGAGTCCGCGGCGCTCGTAGGGCTGGCCGCGGAGTCAAGCGCTGCGGAGCCGGTTGAGGTCGACGTTTGA